In one Bactrocera tryoni isolate S06 chromosome 5, CSIRO_BtryS06_freeze2, whole genome shotgun sequence genomic region, the following are encoded:
- the LOC120776977 gene encoding pupal cuticle protein G1A-like — MAFKFVVLSALLAVASAGVLQPVTYAHVANPAVDAVASSHQNVVRTFDGTVSQYSKTIQTPYSSVHKSDTRVSNNVYQPAVAKTVYAAPAPAAVYTHAAPVAKTVTYAAPAPAAALYTHATPVVAKSVYAPAQPHALVAAPAVAKTVTYAAPAPVYHHEVPVAKAVSYAAPAPVYHQAAPVAIHYSPAETASHMSFDGFGTHWDSEMAFKFALTFAAFLAVANAGAILSHVAVAPVAVAKIANPSVDAVATTHQNVVRSFAGTGSHHSKAVDTPYSSVRQSDTRINNKVYAPAIAKTVTTYAAPAVTPVVSAYTAAAAAPLVSKTILSPVAKVAPVVYSHAAPVATYGHVAAAPAIAYSPAAAVAHVAFDGFGTHWGY, encoded by the exons ATGGCTTTCAAATTCGTCGTACTCTCCGCACTTTTGGCCGTCGCCAGCGCTGGTGTCCTGCAACCGGTGACCTACGCTCATGTCGCCAATCCCGCTGTGGATGCCGTTGCCTCCAGCCACCAAAATGTCGTACGCACCTTCGATGGCACCGTCTCGCAGTACTCGAAGACCATCCAGACTCCCTACTCCAGCGTGCACAAATCCGACACACGCGTCAGCAACAATGTCTACCAACCCGCTGTGGCCAAGACTGTTTACGCCGCTCCAGCTCCAGCTGCTGTCTACACTCATGCCGCTCCTGTTGCTAAGACCGTGACTTATGCTGCTCCAGCACCCGCTGCCGCTTTGTACACACACGCCACACCTGTTGTTGCCAAATCTGTCTATGCTCCCGCTCAACCCCATGCTCTGGTTGCTGCTCCAGCTGTCGCCAAGACCGTCACTTATGCCGCACCAGCTCCAGTATACCATCATGAAGTGCCTGTCGCTAAGGCTGTGAGTTATGCTGCTCCAGCTCCCGTTTACCACCAAGCCGCTCCTGTAGCCATACACTACTCTCCAGCTGAGACTGCTTCACACATGAGCTTCGATGGTTTCGGTACCCACTGGG ACTCCGAAATGGCTTTCAAATTTGCACTCACCTTCGCCGCCTTCCTCGCCGTTGCCAACGCCGGCGCCATACTCTCCCACGTAGCGGTCGCACCCGTTGCCGTAGCCAAGATTGCCAATCCCTCCGTGGACGCGGTGGCTACGACCCATCAAAATGTCGTGCGCTCCTTCGCCGGCACCGGTTCCCATCACTCCAAGGCTGTGGATACGCCCTACTCCAGCGTACGCCAATCGGATACTCGTATCAACAACAAAGTGTACGCACCAGCTATCGCCAAGACCGTGACCACTTATGCTGCTCCTGCTGTGACTCCCGTCGTTTCTGCTTACACCGCAGCCGCCGCTGCTCCGTTGGTCAGCAAAACCATTCTGTCGCCCGTCGCTAAGGTCGCTCCAGTTGTGTACTCTCATGCTGCTCCAGTCGCCACTTACGGACATGTTGCTGCTGCTCCAGCTATTGCTTACTCGCCAGCTGCTGCTGTCGCTCATGTTGCCTTCGATGGTTTCGGCACACACTGGGGTTATTAA
- the LOC120778577 gene encoding cuticle protein 76-like: MAFKFVVLSALLAVASAGVLQPVAYAHVANPAVDAVASSHQNVVRTFDGTVSQYSKTVQTPYSSVHKSDTRVSNNVYQPAVAKTVAYAAPAVTKTVYAAPAPAAVYTHSVPVAKTVAYAAPAVAKTVSYAAPAPVYHHEVPVAKTVTYAAPAVAKTVAYAAPAPVPVYHHAAPVATNYNQGSAATTYTHNAPGVSGYGASQTVQYSPAETASHMSFDGFGTHWGW; encoded by the coding sequence ATGGCTTTCAAATTCGTCGTGCTCTCCGCATTATTGGCCGTCGCCAGCGCTGGTGTCCTGCAACCGGTAGCCTACGCTCATGTCGCCAACCCTGCTGTGGATGCCGTTGCCTCCAGCCACCAGAATGTCGTACGTACCTTCGACGGCACCGTCTCGCAGTACTCGAAGACCGTTCAGACTCCCTACTCCAGTGTACACAAGTCGGACACACGTGTCAGCAACAATGTCTACCAGCCCGCCGTGGCCAAGACTGTGGCATATGCCGCACCTGCCGTCACCAAGACTGTTTACGCCGCTCCAGCTCCAGCAGCCGTCTACACTCATTCCGTTCCAGTAGCCAAGACTGTTGCTTATGCCGCTCCAGCAGTTGCCAAGACCGTCAGTTATGCCGCCCCAGCTCCAGTGTATCATCATGAAGTGCCCGTTGCCAAAACTGTGACTTATGCCGCTCCCGCTGTGGCCAAGACTGTTGCATACGCCGCTCCAGCTCCAGTTCCAGTGTACCATCATGCCGCTCCAGTTGCCACCAACTACAACCAAGGCTCCGCTGCCACCACTTATACTCACAATGCTCCCGGTGTTTCCGGTTATGGTGCCAGTCAAACCGTCCAGTACTCTCCAGCTGAGACTGCCTCCCACATGAGCTTCGATGGTTTCGGTACCCACTGGGGTTGGTAA